A region of Spirochaetota bacterium DNA encodes the following proteins:
- a CDS encoding MinD/ParA family protein, which translates to MDQAANLRRLVIENNATRRTKTIAITSGKGGVGKTSVAVSLAIALAKRNYSVTLLDADLGLANVNVVLGIIPKYNLYHVIKGKKKLEEIIIDVPEGIKIIAGASGFHQLANLDVKQREYFIKALSELNDDDYMIIDTGAGISQNVLSFLVAADEVIVVTTPEPTAITDAYGTIKAIAANDPEKTVKLLVNRAQTVTEAKKVAQRVINIAGQFLNIKVDNLGFIFDDMYVAKSIRNQKPFIVSYPKSKASTCIEIIADRVANIQTDMEKGTGMLSFFRRFFGHYESDNEEGTL; encoded by the coding sequence TTGGATCAGGCTGCAAATTTACGGCGTTTGGTAATAGAAAACAATGCAACCCGAAGAACTAAAACAATAGCCATCACTAGTGGTAAAGGTGGTGTGGGTAAAACAAGCGTGGCTGTGAGCCTTGCCATTGCACTGGCTAAACGCAATTATTCTGTAACACTGTTAGATGCTGACCTTGGTCTGGCAAATGTAAATGTTGTTTTGGGGATAATACCAAAGTACAATCTTTACCATGTTATTAAAGGTAAGAAAAAATTAGAGGAGATAATTATTGATGTTCCAGAAGGAATAAAGATAATTGCAGGCGCTTCGGGATTTCATCAGCTTGCAAATTTAGATGTTAAACAACGTGAATATTTTATTAAGGCACTATCGGAACTTAATGATGACGACTATATGATAATTGATACCGGTGCAGGTATTTCGCAGAACGTTTTGAGTTTTTTAGTTGCTGCTGACGAAGTGATAGTTGTTACAACTCCTGAGCCTACTGCAATAACGGATGCATACGGAACAATAAAAGCAATCGCAGCAAATGATCCTGAAAAAACAGTAAAATTATTGGTAAACAGGGCACAGACAGTGACAGAGGCAAAAAAAGTAGCTCAGAGAGTAATAAATATAGCAGGGCAGTTTTTAAATATCAAAGTAGATAATTTAGGATTTATTTTTGATGATATGTATGTGGCAAAATCAATACGAAATCAAAAGCCGTTTATAGTAAGCTATCCAAAATCAAAAGCTTCAACGTGCATTGAAATTATAGCTGACAGGGTTGCCAATATTCAAACTGATATGGAAAAAGGTACTGGAATGTTGAGCTTTTTCAGGAGATTTTTTGGACATTATGAATCTGATAACGAGGAGGGCACATTATAA
- the whiG gene encoding RNA polymerase sigma factor WhiG, producing the protein MANKKFKEFDAIDEDELWKRYAKTQDQAIRDYFVIKYAPLVKYVAGKIAMGMPSSIEFDDLVSYGVFGLIDAITKFDPERGIKFKTYAMTRIRGAIFDELRSIDWIPRSIRQKAKQIEQAIADLENKLGRTVEDEEIAKELGITVEEFQSLLNKLSGTAMLSLNDIWYVGDENDELSILETLEAPDTLNPDVMIEKEEIRDYIVDAIKKLPDKEKKVIVLYYYEDLTLKEIGEVLEVTESRVSQLHTKAIMRLRGRLGRIKSNIVG; encoded by the coding sequence ATGGCAAATAAAAAATTTAAGGAATTTGATGCAATTGATGAAGATGAACTTTGGAAACGATATGCCAAGACTCAAGATCAGGCAATAAGAGACTATTTTGTGATTAAATATGCACCTTTGGTAAAGTATGTTGCTGGAAAAATTGCTATGGGGATGCCAAGTTCTATAGAGTTTGATGACCTTGTTTCGTATGGTGTATTTGGATTAATTGATGCAATAACAAAATTTGATCCTGAACGTGGTATTAAATTCAAAACATACGCAATGACACGAATACGCGGTGCAATTTTTGATGAATTGCGTTCAATAGACTGGATACCTCGTTCAATACGGCAAAAGGCCAAGCAAATTGAGCAGGCTATTGCAGACCTTGAAAACAAATTGGGAAGAACTGTTGAAGACGAGGAGATTGCTAAAGAGTTGGGAATCACTGTTGAAGAATTTCAATCATTACTCAATAAGCTCAGCGGCACAGCGATGCTATCATTGAATGATATATGGTATGTGGGCGATGAAAATGATGAGCTATCGATACTGGAAACTCTGGAAGCACCCGATACGCTGAATCCAGATGTTATGATAGAAAAGGAAGAAATTCGTGATTATATTGTTGATGCAATAAAAAAATTGCCTGATAAAGAAAAAAAGGTGATAGTTCTGTATTATTATGAAGATCTTACACTTAAGGAAATTGGAGAAGTTCTTGAGGTTACCGAAAGCCGGGTATCGCAGTTGCATACTAAAGCTATTATGCGATTACGAGGAAGATTGGGGAGGATTAAATCAAATATTGTTGGATAA
- a CDS encoding FapA family protein has translation MKKLKDLMKTIQDDESSENEIEVLADSVKQALELAATELGVDISELDYQILEKGTSGFMGIGRQPYRVLVRPIISEKEEEEDFRAIEQKLHTIPEADLTIKDVPKNVDGSAKIRVTKTGIWLTVTPPKGSGRRVDLSDVTNKIYALRIQNADMSKIEKEVRNPSGKPIKIGDWIPNPEYDGTMTVEITDDEMKAFVHFVPPRFCGRHMDVDDVVEALKRAGVVTGIKEERIAQYLEKMDYSQPLLAAEGTPPRHGRDAYIDYKVRIDKSGIQLEEDEKGRVDFKDLDLLENVVVGQVLAVKVPAEEGVPGRTVTNRIIPARSGKDIQIKYGKGTILSQDGTELTAEINGQVVYQNGKLSVEPIYVVKGDVSTETGNIVFLGSVIVSGSVQDNFTVKAAGNIEIKGTVQKANLEAEGDIIIRQGIMGREGARIESTGGSIIAKFIQTATVVAEKDVIVAEGIVHSNVDAGNRIICNGRRARIVGGLIRAGEEVNSKYVGSDSFTKTVVRVGMNPKVLQQLTELEENKRTISEEFDKVRKDVTTLTVQKNNAGGHLPKDKEELLGKLVAQKQKLEQRLNEINLSLEELKAYLNMLEQKGKVCVEKTIFPGVEIYIKDKRFNVKDPYNYVKFSLEGADIRLSEYEPPDLGEAQKLMIRRRR, from the coding sequence ATGAAGAAATTAAAAGATCTGATGAAAACAATACAGGATGATGAGTCATCCGAAAATGAAATAGAAGTGTTAGCTGATTCTGTGAAACAGGCACTGGAACTTGCTGCTACTGAACTTGGTGTTGATATTTCAGAGCTTGATTATCAGATTTTGGAAAAGGGTACATCAGGGTTCATGGGTATTGGAAGACAGCCGTATCGGGTTTTGGTACGCCCAATAATCTCTGAAAAAGAAGAGGAAGAAGATTTTAGAGCGATAGAACAAAAACTACATACCATACCAGAAGCTGACCTTACAATTAAAGATGTACCAAAGAATGTTGATGGTTCTGCAAAAATACGAGTTACCAAAACAGGTATATGGTTGACAGTAACTCCACCAAAAGGAAGTGGCAGACGTGTAGACCTGTCAGATGTTACAAATAAAATATATGCATTGCGCATCCAAAATGCGGATATGTCAAAAATAGAAAAAGAAGTGCGCAATCCATCAGGCAAACCTATAAAAATAGGTGATTGGATTCCAAATCCAGAATATGATGGGACAATGACTGTTGAGATTACTGATGATGAAATGAAAGCATTTGTTCATTTTGTTCCACCACGATTTTGCGGACGACATATGGATGTTGATGATGTTGTTGAAGCTTTGAAACGTGCAGGAGTAGTAACAGGTATAAAAGAAGAAAGAATTGCCCAATATCTTGAAAAAATGGATTACAGCCAGCCTCTCCTTGCAGCGGAAGGAACTCCACCACGTCATGGACGTGATGCATATATAGACTACAAAGTAAGAATTGATAAGAGTGGAATTCAGTTAGAGGAAGATGAAAAAGGAAGAGTTGATTTTAAGGATCTTGATTTACTTGAAAATGTTGTTGTTGGACAGGTGCTGGCAGTAAAGGTGCCTGCTGAGGAAGGGGTGCCGGGAAGAACGGTAACAAATAGAATCATTCCTGCCCGCTCTGGAAAGGATATTCAGATAAAATACGGGAAGGGAACAATATTGTCACAAGATGGCACAGAGCTAACTGCAGAAATTAATGGGCAGGTAGTGTACCAGAATGGTAAACTCAGTGTTGAGCCTATATATGTTGTGAAAGGGGATGTTTCCACCGAGACAGGTAATATCGTATTTTTGGGTTCTGTTATTGTCAGTGGGAGTGTGCAGGATAATTTTACCGTAAAGGCTGCTGGCAATATTGAGATTAAAGGTACTGTACAAAAAGCAAATCTTGAAGCTGAAGGAGATATTATTATACGCCAGGGTATAATGGGTAGGGAAGGAGCACGGATAGAATCAACTGGTGGTTCTATTATAGCTAAATTTATACAAACAGCAACGGTAGTAGCCGAAAAGGATGTGATAGTTGCTGAAGGTATTGTTCATTCCAATGTGGATGCAGGTAACAGAATTATTTGCAATGGAAGACGAGCCAGGATAGTTGGTGGATTAATTAGAGCTGGAGAGGAGGTCAATTCCAAGTATGTTGGGTCTGATTCATTTACTAAAACAGTTGTAAGAGTTGGAATGAATCCAAAAGTGCTCCAGCAACTTACAGAGTTGGAGGAAAACAAGCGAACTATTTCCGAGGAGTTTGATAAAGTAAGAAAGGATGTAACAACACTTACTGTACAAAAAAATAATGCTGGAGGTCATTTGCCAAAAGATAAGGAAGAGCTTTTAGGCAAACTTGTTGCTCAAAAGCAAAAGTTGGAGCAGCGGCTCAATGAAATTAATCTGTCGCTGGAAGAATTGAAAGCGTATCTTAATATGCTAGAGCAGAAGGGCAAAGTATGTGTTGAAAAGACCATATTCCCAGGGGTAGAAATATATATTAAAGATAAACGTTTTAATGTTAAAGATCCTTACAATTATGTGAAGTTTTCTCTTGAAGGAGCTGATATACGACTTTCTGAGTATGAACCTCCAGATTTGGGTGAAGCACAAAAATTAATGATAAGGAGGAGAAGGTAA
- a CDS encoding protein-glutamate O-methyltransferase CheR: protein MIDFSNIKRLTEDEFKKFAKLIYDESGIFLKDSKITLLSNRLRKRLKALNLSEFSEYYNYITNLKDKSKEIEELLDVVSTNETYFFRNERQFDALKDFCIPEIIKKKKEKILKIWSAGCSTGEEPYTIAICVMESHVISSGWNVSIIATDIAPSVLEFARIGRYTGRRIEKVPPEILKKYFTQMPDNPEVYEVKDELKKLVSFSYLNLFKNPYPQNIDIIFCRNVMIYFDRVRQKELIANFYKVLNPWGYLFIGHSETLHALSDDFQYVKIMDSPVYVPKEKINGF, encoded by the coding sequence ATGATTGATTTTTCAAATATCAAGAGATTAACAGAGGATGAGTTTAAAAAATTTGCTAAGTTAATATATGATGAAAGTGGGATTTTTTTAAAAGATTCCAAAATTACACTTTTATCAAACAGGTTACGAAAACGATTAAAGGCATTAAACCTTTCAGAATTCTCAGAGTATTATAATTATATTACAAATCTTAAGGATAAAAGCAAGGAAATTGAAGAGTTACTGGATGTTGTATCTACCAATGAGACGTATTTTTTTAGAAATGAACGCCAGTTTGATGCTTTAAAAGATTTTTGCATACCAGAAATTATCAAAAAGAAAAAAGAAAAAATTTTGAAGATATGGAGTGCAGGATGTTCAACAGGCGAAGAGCCTTATACAATAGCTATCTGTGTTATGGAATCACATGTCATTTCAAGTGGTTGGAATGTTTCAATTATTGCTACTGATATTGCCCCTTCAGTCCTTGAGTTTGCGCGTATAGGCAGATATACAGGAAGACGCATTGAAAAGGTGCCACCTGAAATTTTAAAAAAATACTTTACACAAATGCCAGATAATCCTGAAGTGTATGAGGTAAAGGATGAGTTAAAAAAGTTGGTTTCGTTTTCATATCTCAATCTGTTTAAAAACCCTTATCCTCAAAATATTGATATAATATTTTGCCGTAATGTGATGATATATTTTGACCGGGTACGTCAAAAAGAACTTATTGCAAATTTTTACAAGGTACTTAATCCATGGGGATACCTTTTTATTGGCCATTCGGAAACATTGCATGCATTGTCTGATGATTTCCAGTATGTCAAGATCATGGATTCGCCTGTATATGTTCCCAAGGAGAAAATAAATGGATTTTAA
- a CDS encoding chemotaxis protein CheD — MDFKLITVPIADYKVSKSPDILRTILGSCVGICLYDPENKIGGLAHIMLPENNDKSTNPKKYADSAIALMIEELCKSGANAEHLVAKIAGGASMFKMPENSFIGSIGINNVHKVRDVLNEYHITIIGEDVFGDYGRTVDFFLETGKLKIKSLGREDKEI; from the coding sequence ATGGATTTTAAACTTATTACTGTTCCAATAGCCGATTATAAAGTTTCAAAATCTCCAGATATATTGCGTACAATATTAGGTTCATGTGTGGGAATATGCCTGTATGATCCTGAAAACAAGATTGGTGGACTTGCCCATATTATGCTACCGGAAAATAATGATAAATCAACAAATCCAAAGAAATATGCTGATAGTGCGATAGCTCTTATGATAGAGGAATTGTGCAAAAGTGGTGCAAATGCCGAGCATTTAGTAGCAAAAATTGCAGGTGGTGCATCAATGTTTAAAATGCCTGAAAATTCTTTTATTGGTTCAATAGGCATAAACAATGTACATAAAGTGCGGGATGTTTTGAATGAATACCATATAACGATTATTGGCGAAGATGTGTTTGGTGATTATGGTAGAACGGTTGATTTTTTCCTGGAAACAGGGAAGCTAAAAATTAAGTCATTAGGCCGTGAGGATAAAGAAATATAG
- a CDS encoding YicC family protein yields MESMTGYSFIEKSTEQFTFSIEIKTLNSKYLEVYTNIPKILKSEDNAITNLLKKSFERGKVECTIDIYDWVESRPVHIDTNVLLKYYKEIHSSLAKLKIPANFSIDALLQLDGVVHKERTVLSKKSKEDIYNTLEKSIELAIKMRQKEGKSIKKDLELSLKVIENACNDIQKLANTVVEYQFKRLKKALESLLHSKVDDNRIYTEIAILADKQDINEELSRLKDHMQKFKDILLSEGQKGRQLDFLAQEMFREINTIGSKSNNAYIAHKVVEVKNHIDKIREQCRNIV; encoded by the coding sequence ATGGAAAGTATGACAGGATATTCGTTTATTGAAAAAAGTACGGAACAGTTCACTTTTTCAATTGAAATTAAAACCTTAAATTCTAAGTACCTTGAAGTATATACAAATATCCCAAAAATACTGAAATCCGAAGATAATGCTATTACAAATTTACTTAAAAAAAGTTTTGAAAGAGGTAAGGTAGAATGTACTATTGATATTTATGATTGGGTTGAATCTCGACCAGTTCATATTGACACTAATGTATTACTTAAATATTATAAAGAAATACATAGCTCTCTTGCAAAATTAAAAATACCAGCTAATTTTTCAATTGATGCTTTATTACAACTTGATGGTGTAGTGCATAAAGAAAGGACAGTACTTTCAAAAAAATCAAAAGAGGATATTTATAATACTTTGGAAAAATCAATAGAATTAGCAATTAAAATGCGACAGAAAGAAGGTAAGTCCATAAAAAAAGATCTAGAACTATCCCTCAAAGTGATTGAAAATGCATGCAATGATATTCAGAAGCTTGCAAATACAGTTGTAGAGTACCAGTTTAAGAGATTAAAAAAGGCATTGGAATCATTATTGCACAGCAAAGTTGATGATAACAGGATTTATACTGAGATAGCAATATTAGCGGATAAGCAGGATATAAATGAAGAGCTGTCACGGCTAAAAGATCATATGCAAAAATTTAAAGATATACTGTTATCTGAGGGGCAAAAAGGTAGGCAACTAGATTTCCTTGCGCAGGAAATGTTTAGGGAAATAAATACAATTGGTTCAAAATCAAACAATGCTTATATAGCGCATAAAGTTGTTGAAGTTAAAAATCATATTGATAAGATTCGGGAACAATGCAGGAATATTGTGTAA
- a CDS encoding DUF370 domain-containing protein encodes MKSTTLINIGFGNAVVAERVIAVITPMSASGKRLREEAKENNMLIDATHGRKTRAIIIMDSNHVILSAMQPETIANRLNQSEE; translated from the coding sequence ATGAAATCGACTACACTAATAAACATTGGCTTTGGCAATGCTGTTGTAGCTGAACGAGTAATAGCTGTCATTACCCCAATGTCTGCTTCAGGTAAGCGCTTACGTGAAGAAGCAAAAGAAAATAACATGCTGATAGACGCAACTCATGGACGAAAAACGCGTGCTATAATTATAATGGATAGCAATCATGTAATATTATCGGCAATGCAACCGGAAACTATCGCAAACAGATTAAATCAAAGTGAAGAATAG
- the gmk gene encoding guanylate kinase: MFSIIISAPSGAGKTTLIERLLIQNPIFEFAISTTTRTKRANETEGKSYHYVSYEEFMQMVDKGEFLEWAKVHDNYYGTTKKEVDRIKALSKIPIFDVDVQGARSLRNKLQNVISIFIIPPSIQELEKRLRHRSTETEYQIAVRLNNALVELREYVNYDYIVVNDDLQKALDELNAILKTVILKREYMESVVKRLLEGVHDYTIR, encoded by the coding sequence ATGTTTTCAATAATTATTTCAGCGCCATCAGGTGCAGGGAAAACAACATTAATAGAAAGGCTTCTTATTCAAAATCCTATTTTTGAATTTGCAATATCAACAACTACCAGAACAAAGAGGGCAAACGAAACTGAAGGTAAAAGTTATCATTATGTGAGTTATGAAGAGTTTATGCAAATGGTAGATAAGGGTGAATTCTTGGAATGGGCCAAGGTGCATGATAATTATTACGGTACAACAAAAAAAGAAGTTGACAGAATAAAAGCACTTTCAAAAATACCTATCTTTGATGTAGATGTACAGGGTGCACGCAGTTTGCGTAATAAATTACAAAATGTTATATCAATATTTATTATTCCACCATCCATTCAGGAATTAGAAAAACGTTTGCGGCACCGTTCAACTGAAACGGAATATCAAATAGCTGTTAGATTGAACAATGCACTAGTTGAATTACGCGAATATGTAAATTATGATTATATTGTAGTAAATGATGATTTGCAAAAAGCTCTTGATGAACTCAATGCAATTTTAAAGACTGTTATACTTAAACGTGAATATATGGAATCAGTAGTTAAAAGATTATTGGAGGGTGTACATGATTATACCATTAGATAA
- the miaA gene encoding tRNA (adenosine(37)-N6)-dimethylallyltransferase MiaA — MNNKAVVLVGPTASGKTRISLEIAHDVFEIISVDSAQVYKYMDIGTGKVAPYYRSLITHYCIDIVNPDYWFTAGDFCREAENALEKVRQHNKLPLFVGGTGLYFQAFLYGLAQLPKIDATIKKQLHEELQQKGLEALYTELLQHDPQWAHRIHPNDTQRILRGLEVFRATGIPLSKFLQSEHKKSNLEILMIALDVERDELYLRIERRVDEMISNGFVEEVKNLRAMGYTEKFNSQKAIGYLQLHKVLQNELELEEAIKLIKQETKHYAKRQITWFKRYNPLWVSPNNIKKIREIITQWLFN, encoded by the coding sequence TTGAATAATAAAGCTGTTGTTCTTGTAGGGCCAACGGCATCCGGAAAAACACGCATATCCCTTGAAATAGCACATGATGTTTTTGAGATAATATCAGTAGATTCAGCGCAGGTTTATAAGTATATGGACATTGGTACAGGGAAGGTTGCCCCGTACTATCGTTCTTTGATAACACACTATTGTATAGATATTGTTAATCCGGATTATTGGTTCACTGCTGGGGATTTTTGTAGAGAAGCCGAAAATGCACTAGAAAAAGTGAGACAACACAATAAATTGCCTCTTTTTGTTGGGGGTACAGGGCTATATTTTCAGGCTTTCTTATATGGACTGGCTCAACTTCCAAAAATAGATGCAACGATAAAAAAACAGTTACACGAGGAATTACAACAAAAGGGGCTTGAGGCTTTGTATACTGAACTGTTGCAGCATGATCCACAGTGGGCACATCGTATTCATCCAAATGATACTCAAAGGATTTTGCGTGGTTTAGAAGTCTTCAGAGCAACCGGTATTCCTCTATCAAAGTTTCTACAGTCTGAGCACAAAAAAAGTAATCTAGAAATTCTTATGATAGCGCTGGATGTTGAAAGAGATGAATTGTACTTGCGAATTGAACGCCGGGTTGATGAAATGATAAGTAATGGATTTGTGGAAGAAGTTAAAAATTTGAGGGCAATGGGCTATACGGAAAAGTTTAATTCACAAAAGGCTATTGGTTATTTGCAGTTACATAAGGTTTTGCAAAATGAGTTGGAGCTTGAGGAAGCAATTAAGTTAATAAAACAGGAAACAAAGCATTATGCAAAACGGCAAATTACATGGTTTAAGCGCTATAACCCTTTATGGGTATCACCGAATAATATTAAAAAAATAAGGGAAATAATAACGCAATGGTTATTCAATTAG
- the hfq gene encoding RNA chaperone Hfq has product MGKQTKNLQDTFLNAARKDKVEITIYLMNGVPIKGKVISFDSFTILVEVDKKQNLIYKHAISTIMPSKPVQYKDEE; this is encoded by the coding sequence ATGGGCAAACAAACAAAAAATTTACAGGACACTTTTCTTAATGCTGCACGCAAAGATAAAGTGGAAATTACCATCTATCTTATGAACGGCGTTCCGATCAAGGGGAAGGTTATCAGCTTTGATAGCTTTACAATTTTGGTTGAAGTTGACAAAAAGCAAAATCTTATCTATAAACATGCTATATCAACGATAATGCCGTCAAAGCCAGTTCAGTATAAAGATGAAGAATAA
- a CDS encoding SPFH domain-containing protein produces the protein MGKVQKIVVAAFIIAALIYVFVRVVVIVGDGVVAIVTDKEGQVLGQLHKGVNIVPQGITTHIKAHYIPLNNTCHVDITIPVPPLEVIKSEHYSIKIPVAVTYRLNPGQLSLDLYKLYSDAQYLPQQIQLRLLSSIKDNIAFHLYPYYQYNVLQANINREIGQAIAHVKESFIKEGILIQDATVGVIYMPDYAVYAEGKKFLLELLTQEKLNAIQRNELQHQLKQEQMRNEQYLAYLEKMSQIISKNKDILQYIYIDKLADNVRVIVTSDKNVPWDIASESGSESLKKDFDNFKK, from the coding sequence ATGGGTAAAGTACAAAAAATTGTTGTTGCAGCGTTTATTATTGCTGCCCTTATTTATGTTTTTGTACGTGTAGTTGTGATTGTTGGAGATGGTGTAGTGGCAATTGTCACTGATAAAGAAGGTCAGGTATTAGGACAATTGCACAAAGGTGTTAATATAGTTCCTCAGGGGATAACTACTCACATTAAAGCACACTATATCCCACTGAATAATACATGTCATGTGGACATTACCATACCGGTTCCTCCACTAGAAGTAATTAAAAGTGAACATTATTCTATTAAGATTCCTGTAGCTGTTACTTACAGGCTTAATCCGGGTCAATTATCACTTGATTTATACAAACTGTATTCAGATGCACAGTACCTGCCTCAACAAATTCAGCTACGATTACTTAGCAGTATTAAAGATAATATTGCCTTCCATCTTTATCCATACTACCAGTATAATGTATTGCAAGCCAATATCAACAGGGAAATAGGGCAGGCGATAGCTCATGTTAAAGAATCTTTTATCAAAGAAGGCATACTGATACAAGATGCTACTGTGGGTGTCATCTATATGCCAGATTATGCTGTATATGCTGAGGGTAAAAAATTTTTACTTGAATTGCTGACACAGGAGAAATTGAATGCCATACAGCGTAATGAATTGCAACATCAGCTCAAGCAAGAACAGATGCGAAATGAACAATATTTGGCCTATCTTGAAAAGATGTCACAAATTATTTCAAAAAACAAGGATATTTTGCAATATATTTATATTGACAAATTAGCGGATAATGTGAGGGTGATAGTTACTTCGGACAAAAATGTTCCATGGGATATAGCAAGTGAGAGTGGCTCAGAATCTTTAAAGAAAGATTTTGATAATTTTAAAAAATAG
- a CDS encoding phosphatase PAP2 family protein, translating to MLQKVLTEYDSRIHLEELLTFGMALFLNLLIIIFSHITFAPVIFTINITIMLLIVATVFAQRYAASPLFAIYRDWYILPLLVAIFMEHNKLVPLINPHDIDTTLIKIDYALFFGNHPTVLLEKALHPFVTELLQIVYASFYFLPFTFCLLLYLKERKVEFHIVASTIMLGFYLSYIGYYIFPAIGPRFTLTHLQTQPLEGLLLFNFIHHGLAYLEGVTRDCFPSGHTLVSILTVLLAIKFHKKFSIIASVWALLLIISTVYLRYHYVIDVIAGFLVGLATFRYGPVLARLYIFGSAEISTPVLDYIRNWWDWLSEIRRR from the coding sequence ATGCTGCAGAAGGTATTAACAGAGTATGATTCAAGGATTCACCTTGAAGAGCTTTTGACGTTTGGCATGGCGTTATTCCTGAATCTATTAATTATCATTTTCTCACATATAACATTTGCTCCTGTAATTTTTACCATCAATATTACAATTATGTTGCTTATCGTTGCCACTGTATTTGCTCAGCGATATGCCGCTTCACCATTATTTGCCATATACCGAGACTGGTACATATTGCCACTGCTTGTTGCAATATTTATGGAACACAATAAACTTGTACCACTTATCAATCCGCATGATATTGATACAACCTTAATAAAAATTGATTATGCACTATTTTTTGGAAATCATCCCACTGTATTACTGGAAAAAGCACTACATCCATTTGTCACTGAATTATTACAGATAGTATATGCTAGCTTCTATTTTTTGCCTTTTACATTTTGCCTGCTATTGTATCTGAAAGAAAGAAAAGTTGAATTCCATATAGTTGCATCCACCATAATGCTTGGTTTTTATTTGTCATATATTGGCTATTATATATTCCCGGCCATTGGCCCACGGTTTACTTTAACTCATCTTCAGACACAACCACTTGAAGGGCTTCTGTTATTCAATTTTATCCACCATGGTCTGGCATACTTAGAAGGGGTTACACGTGATTGTTTCCCGAGTGGGCACACATTAGTTTCAATACTTACAGTCCTTCTGGCTATCAAATTCCACAAAAAATTCAGTATTATTGCATCAGTGTGGGCACTACTTCTTATAATTTCTACTGTATATTTACGGTATCACTATGTCATTGATGTTATTGCTGGTTTTCTGGTTGGTCTGGCAACATTCCGATATGGTCCTGTTTTGGCACGGTTGTATATCTTTGGCAGTGCAGAAATTTCAACTCCCGTACTGGATTATATACGCAACTGGTGGGACTGGCTTTCCGAAATCAGAAGGCGATAA